The following proteins are encoded in a genomic region of Paenibacillus sp. FSL H3-0469:
- a CDS encoding stalk domain-containing protein, protein MKNSKWIGAALASALLVTGGAVSVLATSSQVSAAAVNTAAAVEGSMSWSINGTPVTLSTINSGGYKLYSLSQVAAELGAGLVHSSSGIQLNDSKGLHNVQIQAGVKSYQADGKTLEFTVAPVVRNSKTYVELTKLVTALGGELEPDAHTILSFARPAGSFDTLHWSADGGLIANQSDAESTLLYKFTLTPGNYDLFSSSEGAVDFAVSADQQWGAFSDETGQLKLINLSTGLISPLGKDTSVKTDIVWSSDGKTLYFVQGDKQEKLAQISVETGEVKALLEDKVENKSELRISADGKSAVYIVNITGTAKNDADSTEDSLTVDFSKAGEQLYKLDLTTKGAKPVALTTTPDNKLYPEILAGGSVSYLSADADGNAANTLKLITADGKSTDVALGAEVNWSTGVSTGLVVSGTTADGSTVIYSIAGSAAPAELYRTAEDVSEVAVSADGSKLAIISDGKVLVIQNGKALQLSGSPEVAN, encoded by the coding sequence TTGAAGAATAGTAAATGGATCGGCGCGGCTCTGGCTTCTGCACTTCTCGTAACAGGCGGGGCTGTTAGTGTTCTGGCGACAAGCAGCCAAGTAAGTGCCGCAGCAGTCAACACAGCAGCAGCTGTAGAGGGCAGCATGTCCTGGAGCATCAACGGTACGCCGGTTACACTCAGCACAATCAACAGCGGCGGGTACAAGCTCTATTCATTGAGCCAGGTAGCCGCAGAGCTGGGAGCAGGTCTTGTGCATAGCAGCAGCGGAATCCAGCTAAATGACAGCAAAGGTCTACATAATGTGCAAATCCAGGCAGGCGTGAAAAGCTATCAGGCGGATGGCAAAACCCTGGAATTCACAGTGGCCCCCGTCGTGCGTAACAGCAAAACGTATGTGGAGCTGACGAAGCTGGTTACCGCGCTTGGCGGTGAGCTGGAGCCCGATGCCCACACGATCCTGAGCTTCGCCCGGCCGGCCGGTTCATTCGATACCCTTCACTGGAGTGCCGACGGCGGTCTGATTGCGAATCAGAGCGACGCTGAATCCACCCTGCTCTATAAATTCACCCTGACTCCAGGTAACTATGATCTGTTCTCTTCCAGCGAAGGTGCGGTGGATTTCGCAGTCTCCGCCGACCAGCAATGGGGCGCATTCAGCGATGAGACCGGCCAGCTGAAGCTGATCAACCTGTCCACCGGCCTAATCAGTCCGCTCGGCAAGGATACCAGCGTGAAGACAGATATCGTGTGGTCCAGTGACGGCAAGACGCTCTATTTCGTCCAGGGCGACAAGCAGGAGAAGCTGGCACAGATTTCAGTAGAGACCGGAGAGGTTAAGGCTCTGCTTGAAGATAAAGTAGAGAACAAGTCGGAGCTCCGCATATCGGCAGACGGCAAAAGCGCAGTGTACATTGTCAACATCACCGGTACTGCGAAGAATGATGCCGATAGCACAGAAGATTCACTTACCGTAGACTTCAGCAAGGCCGGAGAACAGCTCTATAAGCTGGATCTTACCACCAAAGGTGCTAAGCCAGTCGCCTTGACTACTACACCTGACAACAAGCTGTATCCAGAGATTCTGGCTGGCGGCAGCGTGTCCTACCTGAGTGCGGATGCAGACGGCAATGCGGCTAACACGCTGAAGCTGATCACAGCAGACGGTAAAAGCACAGATGTTGCCCTCGGTGCTGAGGTGAATTGGTCCACAGGAGTTAGCACGGGCCTTGTAGTCTCCGGAACTACAGCGGATGGCAGCACGGTAATCTATTCTATTGCGGGCAGCGCAGCTCCGGCTGAACTGTACCGGACAGCCGAAGACGTATCGGAAGTAGCAGTATCGGCAGACGGGAGCAAGCTGGCGATCATCAGCGACGGCAAGGTATTGGTCATTCAGAACGGCAAAGCGCTGCAACTGTCAGGCTCACCGGAAGTAGCAAATTAA
- a CDS encoding ABC transporter ATP-binding protein codes for MDEGKPVIAVTRVNRAFGNKTVLKDITLQVNQAETFGILGPSGSGKTTLVKLLTGIDEVTSGEVTVLGVRMPKLAMLQHIGYMAQSDALYTELSAKENLEFFAALYGLKGGNRTRRIGDVMELVNLQEHLRRRVDQYSGGMKRRLSLAIALLHEPPLLLLDEPTVGIDPVLRQSIWKELKALNRKGTTIVLTTHVMDEAEKCDRLAMIRDGVLLAADTPAGLLQATGSASIEEAFLYYGGARR; via the coding sequence ATGGATGAGGGGAAGCCAGTCATTGCGGTTACTCGTGTGAACCGGGCTTTTGGCAATAAAACAGTGTTGAAGGATATTACGCTTCAGGTGAATCAGGCAGAGACCTTCGGGATTCTGGGTCCATCCGGCTCCGGCAAAACCACGCTGGTCAAGCTGCTTACGGGTATAGACGAGGTAACCTCCGGTGAGGTCACCGTGCTCGGGGTGCGGATGCCGAAGCTTGCCATGCTCCAGCACATCGGATATATGGCCCAGTCGGATGCCTTGTATACCGAGCTTAGCGCCAAGGAGAATCTGGAGTTCTTTGCTGCGCTCTACGGACTGAAGGGCGGTAACCGCACACGGCGGATCGGGGATGTGATGGAGCTGGTGAACCTGCAGGAGCATCTGCGTAGACGGGTGGATCAATATTCCGGCGGCATGAAGCGCCGTCTGTCCCTGGCGATCGCCCTGCTGCACGAGCCGCCGCTGCTGCTGCTGGATGAACCGACTGTCGGCATCGATCCGGTGCTGCGCCAGTCCATCTGGAAGGAACTGAAGGCGCTGAACCGTAAGGGAACAACGATTGTCCTGACCACGCATGTGATGGATGAGGCGGAGAAATGTGACCGGCTGGCAATGATCCGGGACGGCGTGCTGCTGGCGGCCGATACTCCGGCTGGACTGCTTCAGGCTACCGGCAGCGCCAGCATTGAGGAAGCCTTTCTCTATTATGGAGGTGCACGCCGATGA
- a CDS encoding ABC transporter permease produces MRIRAITLRILQQFIHDRRTMALMFIAPLLVLSLMSLVFGSDAYEPKIGVSGGAAVFSSALEAQQAEVTGYADESTGQAALKAGDIDALLTMKGDVPAVVLEGSNPAANRAVIMALQEAAQSLRPQAPGGGQLQPQISYLYGAEDMKTIDRFGPIMIGVFVFFFVFLIAGVSFLRERTTGTLERLLSTPLKRWEIVTGYVCGFGIFTVFQALLISWFSIQVLGIMMTGSFGYVLLMTLLLSMSALTLGTLLSAFAANELQMIQFIPLVIVPQIFLSGLFPLDTLPLWLQRIGLATPMYYGSQALMDIMVRGRGWSDIAGDVFMLIGFSLLFMLLNVLALRKHRRM; encoded by the coding sequence ATGAGAATCCGGGCCATTACCCTGAGAATTCTGCAGCAGTTCATCCATGACCGGAGAACCATGGCACTGATGTTCATCGCTCCCCTACTGGTGCTTAGTCTGATGAGCCTGGTGTTCGGCAGCGATGCCTATGAGCCTAAGATCGGTGTCTCCGGTGGCGCAGCAGTGTTCAGTTCAGCGCTGGAAGCCCAGCAGGCTGAGGTTACCGGCTATGCCGATGAATCAACAGGTCAGGCCGCCCTGAAGGCGGGAGACATTGATGCTCTCCTTACAATGAAGGGGGACGTACCCGCTGTTGTCCTTGAAGGCAGCAATCCGGCGGCTAACCGCGCTGTGATCATGGCGCTCCAGGAAGCTGCGCAGAGCCTCCGGCCGCAAGCGCCGGGCGGCGGGCAGCTCCAGCCGCAGATCAGCTATCTCTACGGCGCGGAGGATATGAAGACGATTGACCGCTTCGGCCCGATTATGATCGGGGTGTTCGTGTTCTTCTTTGTCTTCCTGATTGCCGGGGTCTCCTTCCTGCGCGAACGGACCACGGGCACGCTGGAGCGTCTGCTCTCCACCCCGCTGAAGCGCTGGGAGATCGTCACCGGATATGTCTGCGGCTTCGGCATCTTCACCGTCTTCCAGGCCCTGTTGATCTCCTGGTTCTCGATCCAGGTGCTGGGGATTATGATGACAGGCAGCTTCGGCTACGTGCTGCTGATGACGCTGCTGCTGTCGATGTCGGCGCTGACCCTCGGCACCCTGCTCTCGGCATTCGCTGCCAATGAACTGCAGATGATCCAGTTCATCCCCCTGGTCATTGTGCCGCAGATCTTCCTGAGCGGATTATTTCCGCTGGATACCCTTCCCCTCTGGCTCCAGCGCATTGGACTCGCCACTCCGATGTACTACGGTTCACAGGCACTGATGGATATCATGGTACGCGGCAGAGGCTGGAGCGATATCGCCGGGGATGTGTTCATGCTGATCGGCTTCTCCCTGCTGTTCATGCTGCTGAATGTGCTGGCTCTGCGCAAGCACCGCAGAATGTGA
- a CDS encoding helix-turn-helix domain-containing protein has protein sequence MENNPAADQEQLEQDQWVQELLDLSEKEQVTPKQLSILRAAIDVFAEKGFSAAATSEIAQKAGVAEGTIFRYYRTKKDLLLAIMVPTMSRMIAPFVLRNFSGVLDVPFGSYEDFLKAFMVNRLEFVRRNLKIVKILIQEIPFQPALKEQLTENIFEQVLARVTAITEHFKAEGEVIDAPTPAIIRFTISAIIGYLLTRLVLMPEQDWNDEAEIEQTISFILHGIGGNK, from the coding sequence ATGGAGAATAACCCTGCTGCCGATCAGGAGCAGCTGGAGCAAGACCAGTGGGTTCAGGAGTTGCTGGATCTCAGCGAGAAGGAGCAGGTCACACCCAAGCAGCTGTCCATTCTGCGGGCGGCGATAGATGTTTTTGCAGAGAAGGGCTTCTCGGCGGCTGCCACCAGTGAGATCGCCCAGAAGGCGGGCGTGGCCGAAGGCACGATCTTCCGTTATTACCGGACCAAAAAAGATCTGCTGCTCGCCATCATGGTCCCCACCATGAGCCGGATGATCGCCCCGTTCGTGCTGCGCAACTTCAGCGGTGTGCTGGATGTGCCGTTCGGGAGCTATGAGGATTTCCTTAAGGCCTTCATGGTGAACCGGCTGGAGTTCGTCCGCAGGAATCTGAAAATCGTCAAAATTCTCATTCAGGAGATCCCCTTTCAGCCTGCGCTGAAGGAGCAGCTGACCGAGAATATCTTCGAGCAGGTCCTGGCCCGCGTCACTGCAATTACTGAGCACTTCAAAGCGGAAGGTGAAGTGATTGATGCGCCCACACCTGCAATTATCCGCTTCACGATCTCGGCGATTATCGGATACCTGCTGACGCGGCTGGTGCTGATGCCGGAGCAGGACTGGAATGATGAGGCTGAGATTGAACAGACTATAAGCTTCATTCTGCACGGGATCGGCGGGAACAAATAA